The genomic interval GAAGCGCACGAGACCCGCAAGGAGGATATGGTGGCGGCCCTCGCCCAAGAGACACGAGACACGCCACTGGCGAGATCGGAGACATCCGCAGGACGCCAAGGCGTAGAAGTCGACAACAGCGGGGACGAcagggagggagacgacgcgGAACTCGAGTTCGCTGTGGCAGTAGATCTGAGTGGGGAAGCTGGCAAGGGCGAGGGTCGTCTCGCGTGCGAAGAATcttggagaggagagacagagggagagataGAGAATCCTCCTGAGAGGCGCCTGGGAACGCAAGGGCGAGACAAGTCTGGAGACAAATCTAGAGGTGTGTCTCCGCCTTCAGGGGCCGCACAAAGAGCCAGGAGAGAATGTGAAGGGGGCGGGATGTCTGAGTCAAGAGGGGGGATGCCTGACTCTCTTGATGGCGTAGAGAAGGTGACCGGCCTTCCCGTCTCACCTGAGGCGGCACCACCCacagtggagagaggcagaagaccaAGGAACGCTGATGccagagaggacagagatTCCGGGCCAAGTCGAACGAATAACATCGCGCAGGGCGAACTGAAGTTAGACCAAGAGACCGCGTCTGCTGTTGTGTCCGCTGACGGCGATCCGCTCGCTTCGGCGTCGCCACTGGAGTCTGTAtgtccgtctccttcttcgcttccttcttcgcttccaagAGACGCGCATCTCTCCTCCACAAGCTCTCTCCGATCTTCGCAGCCCATCAAGTGCACTTCGGAGCGCAGCGCAAGGCCGGATACCATTCAAGAAGCcaggagaggcgcagagggaGCCGAGGGGgtgggagaaggcgaggagacggcagacggttgggaggggaggagagagagagcagccgcTGCAGAGGCCAACGAACAGAAGAGTGGCATTCATGAAGGCTCAGCGCGAACACTCTCGACGCTTGGAGAAGCAAATCAGAGTTGCAGACCGAAGGGaagtgaaggagagacaagcagagaggagcCATTGTCGGCGCTCAGGTGGGTGAACAGGACAGGCAAGGAACATACACACAGCAGACTCACGGAAGGTGCTCGCCAccctggagaagcagcttcAGGCTCTGCGAGTGTGGaaggcgtctcctctctgggGGCCGAGGACATCTCCGGGGAACAggtgccttcttctgtcaTTCGGAGGCAGGGACGCGCCGGCTCGAAAGTGGAGGTTGGAGGGGAAGACCAGAGAGGCAAACGAGACTCCCTTTCTGTGACTAGTCCCAGACAAACAGCTGGCGACGAGATAGGGTCCCCATCTAAGGCCCCCAGCAGGGCCTCGTCAGGGGGACAGACTGACGAAGGCGACTTGTGCATCATCTGCTTCCAGGGTGTAAGTGGAAGCCTCCAGACACGTATGCGTCGTATACGaaagtgtctctgtctcctcggatTGTGTAGTGCAGCCGTATCTGGAGACGCCTTCGTAAAGCGGGCACCCGTGGCTCGACTTAGGTCATGTGCGGAGACACATGGTCCGAGGAGCCTTCTGTTTTTCAGAAAAGAGATGTTTAACGGGGAAGCTAGCGTCCGACATCTGTGATCAGGTATAGCTTTTTCCGTCCATGTATCTGTTTCCAGGAGACGCTGCAGGCGTTTGCCGACTGGGTTAGTCACAGTCTCACAAGCGTCAACAGCTTCGGTTTCAAAGAGATCCTTTCGACGCAGCGTCCCATTGGTGCCTTACGCGTTGACGCTTTACAACGTACGCGTTTTCGTTTGTCCTGTCAATTcttggtgcatgcagcgacccAATGCCGTGCTGCTGTTCTGTGGTCACGGCGGCCTGTGCTTCCACTGCGCCCAGACTTGCTTCCGAAGGTAAGAGGGACAGCAGAGCCCACGGCTTCTGTCGGCCGTAGCGTATCCCGTGGTATATCCCCCGTGcgaggaaacagcgaaagaCAAGATTGTGGCAACGAACGGGGGTCGCGAGAAGAGCCAAGCAACCAGTCGACGAACGATACTCGGTTCACGTCCACACCAGCCGATACAGGATAGGATCCAAAACGAGATACACGGCGTGTCGCCCGTCTGTACAGTGCCAAgatttcctctctgcattcTATCTAGGAGGGATCGACGGGGTTCTAGAATGCAGGCAAGTGAACTTGCGGAGCAGCTTTTCGAAACGCGCATTCGCCGAGACCTTCCGGTCGAGGTCCGTGGTCATTGATAAAAGTAACGGGGATCTCGGCAGAGAGGTGGCTGCGTGTTCCCTAGCGTTGGGGACTCTCAAGGAACAGAACGAAATCACTGTGCGATTACCATCTCGTGCTCATGTGCATCCAGTGGTGTGCAAATATAAGAAAACATGCGTACGCATCCATCTATGTAGAGCCGCGCGGGTGCACACCGGGGGTCTACTGCGGGTCTTGAAAAGGAGCTAACGGAGTCGTttcggagagaagcaaacaagTGAGGGCTGAGCACACCTCGGGTGGAATTGCGTGCTGCAAAGCACTTGCAGGCAGAAGACCGCTGACGAATACTCGTTCTTTATCGGGCTTTTTCTGCAGGAATGGAAGGTGCCCGACATGTCGCCAGGCGGTGAAGGGAGTGGTGGAACTCCAGGACGAGTCGTGTCaagtggaggaagaacggaATTCTCAaaagcgagacggagaccgGCCGtgggagaaaaggggagacagacgggCAGTCGTCACTGCAACAGTGAAAGATGTGAAAAAGTCTTAAGGGTCTGCATCCTAGTGTGAAAGCGAGCTCCTCGAATCCTTTTGTCTAGAAACGGTGGACAAATGATGGGGAAAAGGTggcaaggagacaggagccgTCAACGGCTGGGGTTCATTTTCGCATGCTGCCGTTGCGAGATTCGCAAGCTTTTTTCGACAGGGATGTTTCGTAACTATTGCTTTGGCGCGGAGGGGGGGGCACACACACGCGTACGGTCTAGGAATTCTGTTCTTTATCACGTCTCCAGAGTTGGCAGCGTGCGGGATGGAACGAGCTGAGCACACCGGAAAAAACAGATGGACAGAACGGAGTGCGTGGCGACGTCGCAAGAGAACTGGACAGGCAGAGCGAGGgacatgaagaagaaggaactcAGCACAGTGAAAATGGTGTGGATGGAGGCCAgagcttcgtcttcgtgcAGAAGACGTTTCTGTTGTACTTTGAAAACTTCTGAAACTCCTCGGCATCGGCTAAACATGCCTGACAAGACGAAGTAGAGGAGCAGAGATGCAAAcatgtgtctctttctctcgcagttTGTCCCCGTTTCAGAGATTGAAAAAGAACTCTTACGGCAAACATGTGCGCGTCTGGCTGTCGGTTCGCAGCGAGAAACCAgccctctttccttttcttgatGCGTATGCGCTCACACGCATGCGCACACATTTTGGTGTCAAGGTACAACTAGGGTAGCAACATAGTTGAGTAGGCAGCAGAGTCGCTTATACCTCTCCGTGGTTCTCTTGCCCAATCCATTAATGAAAATAAAAGTCCACGAAGGTCCACGAGCAACGCGCAGTCCGGGGGAAGAACACAAACTCGCGTGGCCGCCGCGCGTCGTCAGAGTTAACGGGAAAGGGCAAGGAAAGTCAACTT from Toxoplasma gondii ME49 chromosome VIIa, whole genome shotgun sequence carries:
- a CDS encoding zinc finger, C3HC4 type (RING finger) domain-containing protein (encoded by transcript TGME49_304750~Predicted trans-membrane domain (TMHMM2.0):20-43:52-75:94-117:143-166:178-201:210-233:324-347) — protein: MFRPSLLLPSDEYRGHSMWKVGWMCSGVLFESGSALLMAILAWCYATMDVTQAVWATLPLPVAVFDFLVLLLGLHRLHVGRAWLLTSELHVRYLLLFSFLFRLLSSLTLSLVLLDFLPLTLLPVPPCMGYLGGVVINVYAGDSYTWIRLHVLDLVVSLTCVNVVLSSLSASPWSASCLLYPVFAVCVAFVALTLLLWYVLITDAALRRDTLLRLAVNLLLHLSFSLFLSIIFLAQFMDQRQAAAAELLPVEGVAGAGAQPGRRGSDLFSVLISLFSPLIKYVDPPVKPARPLQSEPESPATPDGTSLLSPDEEIRGEADMITATYWAIPLLFALLLVQIFAGSWFVFLVASHTDVSSPPESPFLSLSAPSYASGESRCPNGASGLRGPEEALPLTCNMRVTLEKVGHHFYRILHSPGPDASAEQVAFLRDAFPFTRHQKEAHETRKEDMVAALAQETRDTPLARSETSAGRQGVEVDNSGDDREGDDAELEFAVAVDLSGEAGKGEGRLACEESWRGETEGEIENPPERRLGTQGRDKSGDKSRGVSPPSGAAQRARRECEGGGMSESRGGMPDSLDGVEKVTGLPVSPEAAPPTVERGRRPRNADAREDRDSGPSRTNNIAQGELKLDQETASAVVSADGDPLASASPLESVCPSPSSLPSSLPRDAHLSSTSSLRSSQPIKCTSERSARPDTIQEARRGAEGAEGVGEGEETADGWEGRRERAAAAEANEQKSGIHEGSARTLSTLGEANQSCRPKGSEGETSREEPLSALRWVNRTGKEHTHSRLTEGARHPGEAASGSASVEGVSSLGAEDISGEQVPSSVIRRQGRAGSKVEVGGEDQRGKRDSLSVTSPRQTAGDEIGSPSKAPSRASSGGQTDEGDLCIICFQGRPNAVLLFCGHGGLCFHCAQTCFRRNGRCPTCRQAVKGVVELQDESCQVEEERNSQKRDGDRPWEKRGDRRAVVTATVKDVKKS
- a CDS encoding hypothetical protein (encoded by transcript TGME49_304755) translates to MACQTEGTARKCFSRGRTKVSSQFLPSAEPPQGADAIKTKKRFSVRSALFGFHGNGDSEAASRARSIPHAANSGDVIKNRIPRPYACVCPPLRAKAIVTKHPCRKKLANLATAACENEPQPLTAPVSLPPFPHHLSTVSRQKDSRSSLSH